Proteins from a genomic interval of Tenacibaculum sp. SZ-18:
- a CDS encoding ABC transporter ATP-binding protein, whose protein sequence is MALLGKNGSGKSTLLRTLSKVQDKLSGNIEINQKNLEAYSQHELAKMMSVVLTERLPESQLTVFEIVALGRQPYTNWLDKLSKEDIRKVLNALELTNVAHLKNRPFYKLSDGQLQRVLIARALAQDTEVIILDEPTAHLDIHHTYKIFSLLKELVKSTKKTIIISTHEVNLALKLANSFVLITNEKVHSGNSQELMDKNAFSSLFPKELISFNKDLQQFIIDKN, encoded by the coding sequence ATTGCTTTACTTGGTAAAAATGGTTCAGGAAAATCGACACTACTAAGAACCTTAAGTAAAGTCCAAGATAAACTTTCTGGTAATATTGAGATTAATCAAAAAAATCTTGAAGCCTATTCTCAACACGAACTGGCTAAAATGATGAGCGTTGTCTTAACTGAACGTTTGCCCGAAAGCCAATTAACTGTTTTTGAAATTGTAGCTCTAGGAAGGCAACCATATACAAACTGGCTAGATAAACTTTCTAAAGAAGATATTAGAAAAGTTCTTAATGCATTGGAATTAACAAACGTTGCTCATTTAAAAAATAGACCTTTTTATAAATTAAGTGATGGTCAATTGCAACGTGTTTTAATCGCTCGAGCATTAGCACAAGACACAGAAGTGATAATTCTTGATGAACCAACTGCTCATTTAGATATTCATCATACCTATAAAATATTTTCTTTATTAAAAGAACTCGTAAAATCAACAAAGAAAACTATTATCATCTCAACTCATGAGGTAAATTTAGCATTAAAACTCGCTAATTCTTTTGTTCTTATTACAAATGAAAAAGTACACAGTGGTAATTCACAAGAACTTATGGATAAAAATGCGTTTTCTTCATTATTTCCAAAAGAACTTATTTCTTTCAATAAAGATTTACAACAATTTATCATTGATAAAAACTAG
- a CDS encoding M28 family metallopeptidase: MKKIIYTSLMFTVIGCAFGQKATKKNKKKATNDPAYYAETITAKDLGNHLFVYASDEFEGRNTGEPGQKKAVKYLKDFYVNEGIASPMGGDNYFQKVPASFFKKRRMGMKLKDSENVLAFIKGTEKPDEIVVISAHLDHIGFMDEEVCNGADDDGSGTVAVLEIAQAFKKAADNGHGPKRSILFLHVTGEEKGLLGSKYYTENPIFPLENTVTDLNIDMIGRIDDRHKGKPNYVYLIGSDKLSSELHELSENVNKKYMNIDLDYKYNDENDPNRFYYRSDHYNFAKHNIPVIFYFNGTHADYHRPTDTPDRINYNLLENRTRLVFHTAWEVANRKNRLVVDKTP; the protein is encoded by the coding sequence ATGAAAAAAATAATCTACACGTCACTGATGTTCACAGTAATTGGTTGTGCTTTTGGTCAAAAAGCAACTAAAAAGAACAAGAAAAAAGCTACAAACGATCCAGCTTATTATGCGGAAACGATCACTGCTAAAGATTTAGGAAATCATCTTTTCGTTTATGCTTCAGATGAATTTGAAGGACGAAATACAGGGGAACCTGGACAAAAAAAAGCAGTAAAATATTTAAAAGATTTTTACGTAAATGAAGGAATTGCATCTCCTATGGGAGGAGATAATTACTTTCAAAAAGTTCCTGCTTCTTTCTTTAAGAAAAGAAGAATGGGAATGAAATTAAAAGATTCTGAAAATGTATTGGCATTTATAAAAGGAACAGAAAAACCAGACGAAATTGTCGTAATTTCTGCACATTTAGACCATATTGGTTTTATGGATGAAGAAGTTTGTAATGGTGCGGACGATGATGGATCAGGTACTGTTGCTGTATTAGAAATTGCTCAGGCTTTTAAGAAAGCAGCCGATAATGGACACGGACCAAAACGTTCGATATTATTTTTACACGTAACAGGTGAAGAAAAAGGATTATTAGGATCTAAATATTACACTGAGAATCCAATTTTTCCTTTAGAAAACACTGTTACTGATTTAAATATTGATATGATTGGTAGAATTGATGATCGTCATAAAGGAAAACCAAATTATGTATATTTAATTGGATCAGATAAATTAAGTTCTGAATTACATGAGTTATCTGAAAATGTAAATAAAAAATACATGAACATCGATTTAGATTACAAATACAATGATGAAAATGATCCGAATCGTTTTTATTATAGATCTGATCATTACAACTTTGCTAAACATAATATTCCTGTTATTTTCTATTTCAACGGAACACACGCAGATTATCACCGCCCAACTGATACTCCTGACAGAATTAATTATAATTTATTAGAGAACAGAACTCGCTTGGTATTCCATACAGCTTGGGAAGTTGCGAACAGAAAAAACCGCTTGGTTGTTGATAAAACTCCATAA
- a CDS encoding DUF1304 domain-containing protein, which yields MEILITVLITIIAIFHLYILWFEMFAWETRGRKVFKHFPAELFPKTKILAANQGLYNGFLAAGLIWTFFIENIEWKTNVSVFFLSCVAIAGIYGAISASKKIFFIQGLPAIIALLLVLISK from the coding sequence ATGGAGATACTAATTACCGTTCTTATCACTATAATCGCAATTTTTCACTTATACATTTTATGGTTTGAAATGTTTGCTTGGGAAACACGAGGACGTAAAGTTTTTAAACATTTCCCTGCTGAATTATTTCCGAAAACTAAGATACTAGCAGCAAACCAAGGCTTATATAATGGATTTCTTGCAGCTGGTTTAATTTGGACTTTCTTTATTGAAAATATTGAATGGAAAACAAATGTGAGTGTTTTCTTTTTAAGTTGTGTCGCTATCGCTGGAATTTATGGAGCAATCTCTGCCAGTAAAAAAATCTTTTTCATTCAAGGTTTACCGGCTATAATTGCCTTACTATTAGTTTTAATCAGTAAATGA